The Chanodichthys erythropterus isolate Z2021 chromosome 14, ASM2448905v1, whole genome shotgun sequence genome window below encodes:
- the LOC137035887 gene encoding uncharacterized protein: MELHPEYDVCGARPKRHIRPPVRYADYEVDYRGYIGERYREELESTHQEGNARMTPLTSPYDSSLRLQRRDAILQEMDLGYRAENQQPSQKNQLAPQRFPEREFREQLRDYSIPLPSVLHPIHPQEESRVELDDIRHERHLLQQTQRDMASDLVELRALRADMKQLVDAVRNMQSPTSIHTRKPELTVTSPRPPVEREPKAEEEDDWPAPPPWPDPELDEPLPSDPPIAHSLISSIDEVPRIKEEAPPATAPNMFVGQPQVTHSAREALPSARPWEDTARHPPPWFKPVQFLPQPHRLPSAEPKYPTAYGGQRSELGFNLTPQQRHPGMAWTQPPPFSSPQDRNYSIPEPSYRGPRPTIRNFSSRDPSEFARLKISLENLLPHDASELFKYQVLVDHLQLEEARLIADAYLNSPTPFSDTMVALNDKFGRPHQIALRRIAAVMDSPDIKRGDFAAFEKFALQIQSLVGMLKTLGHEGEVELQCGSHVARLLSKLPPEQRAEFRRCMYHQGTQTHTLTNLSDWLKYESWCQDSEEQLAVRGAREKPVARYEGRKGKQPTTVLHGVKDTAKKSEAPVPSSSFKRNKSKPYCPFCNNEEHYLSQCTEVSRLTKDQLTEWIKSNRRCWRCARPHQAAQCNLKKTCSLCQGKHLQVLHEVNMRSSKEAASTPAAETQNTRGTTEVLYLDRPTEGSRVLLKVVKVRLHHGDQSINTYAILDDGSERTMLLSDAAEKLGVQGIQEDLPLRTIREEVQTLRGASVSFFISSPLTPKTKFKITGAFTSDCIGLAAHTYPMKQLRNTYKHLTGLPIRTLINVKPLLLIGSDHPHLITPIEPVRLGPPGGPAAIRTRLGWTLQGPSSVVHHHAQSQQCLFTTVTPQASELMKHVERLWQVDIVPFRSEKLVTRSRQDQEAISILETKTIRVQVDGILRYTTPLLRRKDMPLFQATKEAVMPCLRSVERRLARDPARAEAYRVEMEKLIKAGSVIKCGPKVSDKEGCEEWYIPHHMVSHNGKNRLVFNCSYQYRGQNLNDHLLPGPTLGASLLGVLLRFREHAVAVSGDIRGMFHQVRLLPEDRALLRFLWRDISQEGPPAVYEWQVLPFGTTCSPCCATFALQRHVSDNSQPDEDVRISVQKCFYVDNCLQSVPTIAEARHLVDKLRAILASAGFDLRQWASNEPGVISHLPEESCSASVELWLAQNKIDTPESTLGLSWLFHTDVLGYKHRHVEYSVPTMRNIYKVLASQYDPLGFILPYTTRAKIIVRHLWDKHRGWDDPLLPQELLQQWKDWEEELQVLPQVTLPRPYLSKSVDISGLQREVHVFCDASEEAYGSVAYLRTTDRHGEVYLSFLMARSRVAPKRFHSMPRLELCAALTGAQLSQVLKRELTIHIDQTTLWSDSTTVLTWLRSESCRFKVFVGTRVAEIQELTDGHAWRYVDTARNPADDVTRGKKLRELIQPNRWSLGPAFLLNSPVSWPEDPTVDQTEDTSELRKPIFCGVAAVASSQATSDLGQYGSWKELLEGTVQELHGAANSNDKQLKTTDSLNS; encoded by the coding sequence ATGGAATTACATCCAGAGTATGATGTTTGTGGTGCACGTCCCAAACGGCACATTCGCCCACCTGTGCGCTATGCAGATTATGAGGTTGATTATAGGGGCTACATCGGTGAGAGGTACCGAGAGGAATTAGAGAGTACTCACCAGGAGGGAAATGCCAGGATGACACCCCTCACCTCCCCTTATGACTCTTCCCTTCGCCTGCAGAGGCGGGATGCTATTCTTCAGGAGATGGACCTGGGCTATAGGGCGGAGAACCAACAGCCCAGCCAGAAGAATCAGCTAGCCCCCCAGCGGTTTCCAGAGAGAGAGTTTAGGGAACAACTACGAGATTACTCTATTCCCCTGCCTTCAGTGCTGCACCCCATACATCCACAGGAGGAGAGCCGAGTTGAGTTAGATGACATTCGTCATGAAAGACACCTTCTGCAGCAGACACAGCGGGACATGGCATCAGACTTAGTCGAGCTTAGAGCATTGCGAGCAGACATGAAACAGTTAGTAGATGCTGTTCGCAACATGCAGAGTCCAACCTCTATTCATACCAGAAAGCCAGAGTTAACGGTGACGTCGCCACGGCCACCTGTTGAACGCGAACCTAAAGCTGAGGAAGAGGATGATTGGCCTGCACCACCACCATGGCCAGACCCAGAATTGGACGAGCCTCTCCCTAGTGACCCACCTATAGCACACTCGCTTATCAGTAGCATAGATGAGGTTCCAAGAATTAAGGAAGAAGCACCACCAGCCACAGCTCCTAACATGTTTGTGGGCCAGCCACAAGTTACTCACTCAGCACGTGAGGCCCTTCCTTCCGCCAGGCCATGGGAGGACACTGCCCGTCATCCACCTCCCTGGTTCAAGCCCGTTCAGTTTCTGCCGCAGCCACACAGATTACCTTCAGCTGAGCCCAAGTACCCTACTGCTTATGGTGGTCAACGGAGTGAGCTTGGCTTCAACCTAACGCCCCAACAGCGACATCCAGGCATGGCATGGACACAGCCCCCGccttttagctcacctcaggaTCGTAACTACAGCATCCCAGAGCCAAGTTACCGTGGGCCACGCCCAACAATCCGCAACTTCTCAAGTCGGGACCCAAGTGAGTTCGCGCGGCTCAAGATCTCATTGGAGAACCTCCTACCACATGATGCATCTGAGCTGTTTAAATATCAAGTGTTGGTCGATCACCTGCAACTAGAAGAAGCCAGGTTAATAGCAGATGCTTACCTTAACTCCCCAACACCCTTCTCAGACACAATGGTTGCCCTCAATGACAAGTTCGGCCGGCCACATCAGATAGCGCTGAGGCGTATTGCTGCTGTGATGGACTCACCAGACATAAAGCGGGGAGACTTTGCCGCATTTGAGAAGTTTGCACTCCAGATACAATCACTGGTGGGGATGCTGAAGACACTAGGCCACGAGGGTGAAGTGGAACTACAATGTGGCTCACATGTTGCTCGTCTGTTGAGCAAGCTGCCGCCTGAGCAGAGAGCAGAGTTTCGCCGCTGCATGTACCATCAGGGCACACAAACCCACACCTTAACTAATCTTTCAGATTGGTTAAAATACGAGTCTTGGTGCCAGGACTCTGAAGAACAGTTGGCTGTGAGAGGAGCTCGGGAGAAGCCGGTGGCCAGATATGAGGGTAGGAAGGGTAAGCAACCTACTACTGTCCTCCATGGTGTGAAGGACACTGCTAAGAAATCTGAGGCTCCAGTTCCAAGCAGCTCCTTCAAAAGGAACAAGAGCAAGCCATATTGTCCATTCTGCAATAATGAGGAACACTACCTTAGCCAGTGCACAGAGGTATCCAGGCTAACAAAGGATCAGCTGACCGAATGGATAAAAAGTAACAGGAGGTGTTGGCGATGTGCACGGCCACACCAGGCGGCCCAGTGCAACTTAAAGAAGACATGCAGCCTCTGCCAAGGGAAACATCTCCAGGTTCTGCATGAGGTGAATATGAGGTCATCCAAGGAGGCAGCGTCAACACCGGCAGCGGAAACCCAAAACACAAGGGGGACAACAGAGGTTCTGTATTTAGACAGACCCACTGAAGGCAGTCGGGTCCTTCTGAAAGTTGTCAAAGTCCGCCTTCACCATGGTGACCAATCAATCAACACCTATGCCATACTTGATGACGGTTCAGAGAGAACTATGCTATTGTCAGATGCTGCAGAGAAGCTAGGTGTGCAGGGGATTCAAGAGGACCTACCACTACGTACAATTAGAGAGGAAGTGCAGACACTTCGTGGTGCATCAGTGTCGTTCTTTATTTCTTCGCCATTAACGCCAAAGACCAAGTTTAAGATTACAGGTGCATTCACTAGTGATTGTATTGGACTAGCTGCCCATACTTACCCCATGAAGCAACTCCGGAACACCTACAAGCACCTCACTGGCCTTCCCATACGGACTCTTATAAATGTCAAACCCCTGCTTCTCATTGGGAGTGACCATCCCCATCTCATCACTCCCATTGAACCTGTCAGATTGGGACCTCCAGGTGGGCCTGCTGCCATCCGCACAAGGCTGGGCTGGACTCTGCAGGGCCCATCGAGTGTAGTCCATCACCACGCCCAATCACAGcagtgtctatttacaacagTAACACCCCAGGCGAGCGAGCTTATGAAACATGTTGAGAGATTATGGCAGGTCGACATTGTTCCATTCAGAAGCGAGAAACTAGTTACTCGTTCAAGGCAGGACCAAGAGGCCATCAGCATCCTGGAGACCAAAACCATCAGGGTACAGGTTGATGGCATTCTCCGTTACACAACCCCACTGCTCCGCCGGAAAGACATGCCGCTCTTTCAGGCTACCAAAGAAGCCGTCATGCCTTGTTTACGAAGTGTAGAGAGGCGACTTGCCAGAGATCCTGCACGAGCAGAAGCCTACAGAGTGGAGATGGAGAAATTAATAAAGGCAGGCTCTGTCATCAAGTGTGGACCGAAAGTTTCAGACAAGGAAGGTTGTGAGGAATGGTATATCCCTCACCATATGGTGAGCCATAATGGCAAGAATAGGCTGGTATTCAACTGCTCCTATCAGTATCGAGGGCAGAACCTCAACGACCATCTACTGCCTGGGCCGACCTTAGGAGCATCACTACTGGGAGTTCTGCTAAGATTCCGAGAGCATGCAGTTGCAGTTAGCGGAGACATTAGAGGCATGTTCCACCAAGTTCGCCTCCTCCCAGAGGATCGTGCTCTGCTCAGATTTCTTTGGCGCGACATCAGTCAAGAAGGACCTCCTGCAGTGTACGAGTGGCAGGTGCTACCGTTTGGTACAACATGTAGCCCCTGCTGTGCCACATTCGCCTTACAGCGCCATGTCTCTGATAACAGCCAACCAGATGAAGATGTGAGGATATCAgttcagaaatgtttttatgtAGATAACTGCCTCCAGAGTGTTCCCACAATTGCTGAAGCGAGGCATTTAGTCGACAAACTACGAGCCATTCTTGCGTCTGCAGGCTTCGATCTACGTCAGTGGGCCAGCAATGAACCAGGTGTAATAAGTCACCTACCAGAAGAGAGCTGCTCTGCTAGTGTTGAGTTGTGGCTGGCTCAGAACAAGATCGATACCCCAGAATCTACTCTAGGGCTAAGCTGGCTCTTCCACACTGATGTTCTTGGTTACAAGCATCGTCATGTGGAGTACAGTGTCCCCACGATGCGTAATATCTACAAGGTGCTGGCGAGTCAGTACGATCCATTGGGCTTCATCCTACCCTACACCACCAGGGCTAAGATAATCGTCCGACACCTTTGGGACAAACACAGGGGATGGGATGATCCACTACTACCGCAGGAGCTTCTGCAGCAATGGAAAGACTGGGAAGAAGAACTACAAGTCTTACCTCAAGTCACCCTGCCCCGCCCATACTTGTCAAAGTCTGTGGACATCTCCGGTCTTCAGAGAGAGGTGCATGTATTTTGTGACGCCTCAGAAGAGGCGTATGGTTCAGTCGCGTACCTCCGGACCACTGACCGACATGGTGAAGTGTATCTGTCATTCCTGATGGCCCGTTCCAGAGTCGCTCCTAAGCGATTTCACTCTATGCCCCGATTAGAACTCTGTGCTGCCCTTACTGGTGCACAGCTCTCTCAGGTGCTGAAGAGGGAGCTTACCATCCACATTGATCAGACAACCCTTTGGTCAGATTCCACAACGGTGCTGACATGGCTGAGGTCAGAATCCTGTCGGTTCAAGGTCTTTGTGGGCACCCGCGTGGCAGAGATACAGGAGCTGACTGACGGGCATGCCTGGAGATATGTTGATACCGCAAGAAACCCTGCGGATGACGTAACACGTGGAAAGAAGCTGCGAGAGCTTATTCAGCCAAATAGATGGAGCCTGGGACCAGCCTTCCTCCTGAACAGTCCAGTCTCATGGCCAGAGGACCCCACTGTTGACCAAACAGAAGATACCTCAGAGCTACGCAAGCCTATCTTCTGTGGGGTCGCCGCCGTTGCATCAAGCCAGGCAACTTCAGACCTGGGCCAATACGGCTCGTGGAAGGAGTTGTTGGAAGGGACAGTGCAGGAGCTGCATGGGGCAGCCAACTCTAATGATAAGCAGCTGAAGACTACCGACAGTCTGAACAGTTAA
- the LOC137036494 gene encoding interleukin-1 receptor type 2-like produces MGRLSLVLLLAFLQAVISNEDHSDSCRDFGQAFERMFAVPGESPLLECPLQIQYLFVPAETPYNVTWLEGRNGSEVTEGQPSVVVREQSLWFPNISMEQQGKYTCVVRTRSRCFRQTAVLVVSEMMSGRCERPQKVIQQISAHVNGVLSCPLRRYLKSVDHPSIQWYKNCEPLLEDEKFALNTDKDILNIRKVHLDDAGFYTCKMTFSLDGVVGEMAESIECLVHDEYLENPRLIEPVDEIIRVESGSSVRKDCVVVVPGKGIPMVEVTTEAGQ; encoded by the exons ATGGGTCGGTTGTCCCTCGTTCTTCTGCTGGCTTTTCTTCAGGCCGTAATATCTAACGAGGACCATTCAG ACTCCTGCAGGGACTTCGGACAGGCGTTTGAACGGATGTTCGCAGTTCCGGGGGAATCGCCGCTATTGGAGTGTCCGTTGCAGATCCAGTATCTCTTCGTTCCCGCAGAAACGCCGTACAACGTCACATGGCTGGAGGGGAGGAATGGCTCCGAGGTCACGGAGGGTCAGCCGAGCGTCGTGGTCAGAGAGCAGTCGCTGTGGTTCCCCAACATCAGCATGGAGCAGCAGGGAAAGTACACATGTGTGGTCCG GACTCGGAGCCGGTGCTTCAGACAGACGGCAGTGCTGGTGGTGAGCGAGATGATGTCAGGACGCTGTGAGCGACCGCAGAAGGTAATCCAGCAGATCAGCGCTCACGTGAACGGCGTCCTCTCCTGCCCTCTGAGGAGATATCTCAAGAGCGTGGATCATCCCTCCATCCAGTGGTACAAG AACTGTGAGCCTCTTCTGGAAGATGAGAAGTTTGCTCTAAACACGGATAAGGATATACTAAACATACGCAAAGTACATCTGGATGACGCTGGATTCTACACCTGCAAAATGACCTTTAGTTTGGATGGAGTCGTCGGTGAAATGGCTGAAAGCATAGAGTGTTTAGTTCACG atGAATATTTAGAGAATCCGCGATTGATCGAGCCGGTTGATGAGATCATCAGAGTCGAGAGCG GTTCATCCGTAAGGAAggattgtgttgttgttgtgccGGGAAAAGGCATTCCCATGGTTGAAGTCACCACTGAGGCTGGACAATGA